One segment of Heterodontus francisci isolate sHetFra1 chromosome 28, sHetFra1.hap1, whole genome shotgun sequence DNA contains the following:
- the LOC137385242 gene encoding probable G-protein coupled receptor 139, producing MGKPVILLMKDIYYPIVAALGVLVNLVTIIILSRRKCGLSKCISVYMVAMATADLLVLIINVILYRIFSYQFPLSFLSYTPVCRIIIYIGTVTFDLSVWFTVFFTFDRFVAVCFQKFKTTYCTARTAGVVITVFCFLSFIKNICFLFAYEPQQIVNKVQWGCRASVDFFSSPLGTAWIWFHSAWLVWLPFTLIVSFNCLTIGRILVANRTRRKLWSNRSENHSDSEMENRRKSIILLFTVSGSFLLLWLTAAVSFVSTRLTNTNNYRGDRTAPGYIATETGTCLKFLSCIQNPCIYAATQRKFREELKNVLKSPWAVVLRLVRKCG from the exons ATGGGGAAACCAGTTATTCTGCTGATGAAAGACATTTACTACCCGATTGTCGCAGCCCTGGGTGTCCTTG TGAACTTGGTGACAATTATAATTCTCTCCCGAAGAAAGTGCggcctttccaaatgtatttctgtttatatggtggccatggcaacagcagatctcttGGTTCTGATCATCAACGTAATATTGTATCGTATTTTCAGCTATCAAtttccactttcattcctgtcttacactCCCGTGTGTAGGATTATTATATACATAGGTACCGTCACctttgatttgtctgtttggttcacagtctTCTTCACATTTGACCGTTTTGTTGCTGTCTGCTTCCAGAAGTTTAAAACAACATATTGCACAGCAAGAACTGCAGGTGTGGTAATAACAGTGTTCTGTTTCTTGAGTTTTATCAAGAACATTTGCTTTTTATTTGCATACGAACCTCAGCAAATAGTTAACAAGGTGCAGTGGGGCTGTCGGGCAAGCGTGGATTTTTTTTCCTCACCACTCGGTACAGCGTGGATCTGGTTTCACAGCGCCTGGCTcgtttggcttccttttactttaattgtctcatttaattgtttaaccattggacgtattttagtggccaatagAACCCGCAGGAAACTCTGGAGCAACAGAAGTGAGAATCacagtgattcagaaatggagaaccgcaggaaatccattattttattgttcactgtGTCAGGCAGTTTTCTCCTGTTGTGGTTGACAGCTGCCGTGAGTTTCGTGTCGACCAGACTGACAAACACCAATAATTACCGAGGTGACCGCACAGCTCCTGGATATATCGCCACTGAAACCGGAACTTGCCTTAAGTTTTTGAGCTGTATTCAAAACCCATGCATTTATGCAGCGacccagaggaaattcagagaagagctgaagaatgtgttgaaatctcC